The nucleotide window ATCCTGGGGGCCGGCTGGAAACGCAAGACGCTGCTGCTGGCGCTGATGGGGTTCTACGCCCTGGGCAACCTGGCCAGCGCGCTCGGCCCCACCTACGAGAGCCTGCTGGTGTTCCGCTTCGTCGCGGGACTGCCGCACGGCGCGTATTTCGGCGTCGCCGCGCTCACCGCGGTGGCCATCAGCCCGCCCAACAAGCGTGGGCGCGCGATCAGCCTGGTCATGCTGGGCCTGACCCTGGCCATCCTGATAGGCAATCCGCTGGCGACCTGGCTGGGCCAGGTGATCGACTGGCGCTGGGTGTTCGCCTTCGTCGCGCTGATCGCCCTGGCGACCGCCCTGCTGCTGGCCATCTGGCTGCCCAAGGGCATCGATGGCACCAGGGCGCATCCGCTGGACGAACTGCGCGCCTTCCACCGGCTGCCGGTCTGGCAGGCGCTGGGCATCGGCGCGATCGGCTTTGCCGGCATGTTCGCGGTCTTCAGCTATCTGGCACCGACGATGCTGGAGGTGACGCGGGTGGCGCCGGCGTGGATTCCGCTGGGCCTGGCCGGCTTCGGCGTGGGCGGGGTGATCGGCAACTTCGTCGGCGGTTGGCTGTTCGACCGCATGCAGTTGCGGGCCGCCTGGATCGTACTGCTCTGGGCCGTGGCCATGCTGCTGCTGTTCCCGCTGATGGCGCAGACCCTGCCGACGATCCTGCTGGCCACCGTCGGCATCGGCCTGATGGGGGCGCTGGGCCCCATCCTGCAGTCGCACCTGATGGACGTGGCCGGCGACGCGCAGACGCTGGCGGCGGCGTCGCACCATGCGGCCTTCAACACCGCCAACGCGCTGGGCCCGTGGCTGGGCGGCATGGCGATCACCGCCGGGCTGGGCTGGACCTCGACGGGCTACGTGGGCGCCGCCATGGCAGTGGCCGGCCTGCTGATCTATGCCTGGGCGCAGCAGTCGCTGCGCGCGGGCGAGCGCGCGAACGCCCTCGCCTGCGAATCCCCGCACTGAGCCACGCGCGGCGCATCCTTGCGCGCACGCCGCCCAAGGCGTCAGCCGTCGCGGCCGCTGACCTTCACCTTGACGGTGGCTTCCGTGCTGCCACCGGCGTCCTCCACGCGCAGCGTCAACGCATGCTCGCCGGCCGGCAGCGACGTCCACGCATCCAGCCCTTCGCCGATCGCCTTGCGTCCGAGCAGCCAGGTCGCGCGTGGCGTCGACGGGCGATCATCGCCCGACGAGGTGGCGCTTCCCCACAGACGCAGTGGCTGCCCTTCCTGGTAGGTGTGCCCGTCCTGCGGATGCAGGATGGCGACCTGTGGCGGCCGTGCGGGCAGCGCCAGCGGCGTCGGCTTCGAAGCGGCGGAGTGGAAGCCGTCGTGCGCGACCACCTGCAGCAGGATCTTGCCGGCCGGAAGTTGGGCGGCGTCCACGCGCGTTTCGGTGTCCGTGAGGCCGGTCGCCAGCGACTGCCACTGTTCTCCGTCGCGCGACCAGCGCAGCCAGTACTCCGTCGCGCCGCGCGCCGCGGTCCATCCCACGCGCAGCTGTCCCTTGCGGTCGACTTTCGCTTCCAGTCCTTCCACCCGCGGCGGCTTGCCGGTGGATGCGCGCGTCCATTGCGCCTGGCCGTCGGCAAGGATCTCCAGCGCGCTACCGGGTCCTGCATCGGCCACGAGGGCCTGGGCCAGGTATTCGCGCGGGGGCGTGCCCTCGTGGTGGCCGTCGCCGCCGCATCCGCATCCGCACGCGGCGGTGTGCAGCCTGCGCAAGGGGGCTTCAGCCAGCACTTTGTCGCCTTCCAGCAGACGTGCCGTGAAGGGCGTCGCGGCCGTGCGTTCCAGCGTGGCATGCAGGCGGGTGCGGGCCACGTGCAGCACCTCGGCCACGCGGCCGTCGGCGATACGCACGATCAGCGAGATCATGTCCTGGGGCTTGAAGGGCGGCGGGTACACGGGCAGTTCCAGGTCGAAGTCGTACGGCGGCGGATCGGGAAGGGGGAACCATGGCCAGCGCCGCATTTCTTCCCAGACGAAATCCTTCCACCACGGATGGTCCACGCCCACCGTCACCGGATTGAGCCGGTCGTTCTGCAGCAGCCTGCCGTAATGGTGCAGCGAGATCCACGCGGGGCCGCCGTACGCCATGAAGTCGCGGAACGTCTGCGGCGAGGCGATGTTGCCGTTGTTGATGTCCAGTCCGAACTCGCCGATGGAGGCCCGCCGCGCTGCAGGCGTGTCGTAGGGCTCGTACGCGGGGTAGTTGGGGTCGGCGTTGGGTGCACCACCGGCCGGTGCATGCGGCAGGCCGCAGGCGTGGCCGGCTTCGTGCGCGAGCGTGCCGGGCTGGTTGATCGGGCCGACCGCCACGCCGCCGCCACCGCAGCCGCCGACGGGCCCCATCGGTGTGGCGGCCGGCAACAGACCGTAGTAGATCCAGCCCGGCTGGTTGCCATCGGCCGTGCGTGCATTCGCCACCCGGGCGTGCAGGGCATCCCAGCCGGCGCCGCAGCCGCTGGTGGGAAAGCTGGTGTCCTGCAGGTGGTTGGTCAGGGCCAGGGTGCCGGCGGTGCGGAACTGGGCGGTCGACTGGACCGGGAACAGCGTCAGCGCGCGGCCCGACATGGCCTGAAGGTCGGCCAGCGTGGGTGCCGCGAGCGTGAGGTTGGGAGCATTGGGTGCGTTGCTCGCCGGGCCGTTGTACGAAATCATCACGCCGGCCAGCCGCAGCGTCTGCCGCAGCGTGACGGACACGGTGGCGCGGCGCTCCGCCGTGCGCGCGCCGCTGCTGGCACGGGCGATCAATCGCAGCGTGCCGATCATTTCGTTGGCGGGAAGGATGAAGTTCAGCGTGGTCGAAAGCACGCCGCGGGTATCGTCGTAGTCCTGTCCCAGCACCAGGCCGGGTACGCTCGTGGGCACGGGGGGCGTGGGGTTCAGCGTGGCCACCGTGCTCCAAAGGAAGCCGTTGTGGCGTCGCTGGACCTCGAGCGTGCCGCTGATGCCGGTGGCGCCGATCAGGCTGCCCAGGTATACGCGCACCCAGGCGGGCTTGTTGGCGACCAGCGTGACCGAGTTGTCGGCGCCGCGGTCGTTGCTGTCGGTGAGATGGCCATCGGCGTCGTAGTGCTGGATGGCCTGGGTGACTTCGATGCCGGCGATGTAGAGCCCCAGGCGGAAGAGGTCCAGCTTCTGCGCCGACTCGAGCAGATTGCGGTTGATCAGTTCCTTCGTGATATCCATTGCGTCGCGTCCTTCGATTGAGCGGTCCCTGTATGCGGATCAACGCCGCGCTGCGCGCACGGCGGACACCGCCGATCCGCGCGCAGGCGCACGACGGGACGCGGAGACACGATCTGACGGATGGCTGGCCGCTGCACCGGGCGAGCGCGTTGAACGCGCGTGCGCGTCTGCCCTGGACTACTCCGGCGAGGAGGCCGCAGGCGGCGAACCGGAACGCCAGCGCCGCGTGGTGCGCTGGAAGAACTGGCTGTTGGGGATCTGCAGCACGGTGTCGCCGCGCAGCGCGTCCTCTTCCAGCAGGGTGGTGTACAGCAGGTTGATGTCGATGACGCGGCCGCGCAGGCCCGGCTTGTCGCCGTTCTCGAGCACCTCGATGTGATCATGCACGCGGAACGGCCGCGTGGTCAGGATCAGCACGCTGCAGAAGATGTTGGACAGCACGCTCCAGGCGGCGAAGAACGCGACGGCGGCCACCGCGGTGAAGCCGGTGAGCGCCGTCCACAACACGCTGGCCGACACGCCCAGCCGGCCCAGCGCAAGCATGAAGGCCGACATGTAGACCAGTACGCCCAGAAGCCGGCGCGCGCTGACGGCGACCTGTGCCGGCAGCCGGTAGCTCTCGCAGATGCGGCGCACGATGATGCGCAGCACGCGCAGCAGCAGCCAGGCGCCCAGCAGGATCGCCATCGCCTGCGCGATGGGCAGGGTGACATCCGCGCCTTCGCGCAGCCAGTCCGTCAGTCGCGGCCAGCTCATCGGTACGCCTGTCGGAAAGGATGCGCGTACGGGACGCAGGTACAGGGGTTCATGCGGCAAGGGTGATCGGGTACGCCTGCAGGGTCAAGGTTCGAACGGATGCGCCTTGCCGCAGGCAAGGACATGGTTGTAGTCGCTGGACATGCACTGGTAGAAATCGCGCCTCGCGCCCGTGGCCGCCTCGCAGTCCTGCAGGCTGAGTACGCCCAGCAGGGCGTTCAGGGCGGGCGTGACGGCGTCGTAGGCGGCCTGCGTCATGTAACCGCCGCGCAGGTTCTTCTCGCCCACTTCCAGCATGGTCTCCACACCCCAGCGGGCGTTTTCCACCGCCTTGCCGCAGGCAAGCGGCGGCGCTTCTTCCTGCACGCTGGACAGGTGTTGCGCGATCGCCGCGACATCGGCCTGCACCGCGTCCGGCAGCGGCCGCGGCGGCATGTGTTCCTGCGCCCGCGCACCGGTCGCCAGCGCGAGCGTCGCCAGCAGCGTGAGGCAGGACGGGTGGATGATGCGGCCAGGCGCCATGGACGTGATGAATGACGGAAGCGGGTCCGCATTGTAGGGCGGAAGCGCGCGACGCGGCGGCCGGCGCGCGGGCGCTTGTGGCGGTCCGTGGCCCTTGCAAGAATGCACGGGCGCCGGAGCAGGCGCAGGTGCCGGCCGGAAGCGGCGCCCGTCGTACCGGACCGCCCGACACTTCCACAATGTGAGGACCACATGACCTACAAGCTACTGGCCGCCATCGCGCTTGCCCTGACCAGCGTGGCGCCCGCCGCCTTCGCGGGTGAATGCGAGGACAACTTCAGCAAGTCCGGCAGCATCTTCTCCGGCACCGACTTCTCCAGCCGCGTCACCGTGCCCGACCTCTCGGTCAAGGACGCGATGGGGCAGATGCGCGGCATCATGATCGCCGAGAAGATGGACGTGATCACCGAGGATGCCGAGACCGGCACGATGCTGGTGGAACAGCGCTCCACCAACACCACGCGCGCCATCCCCACGCTGATCGCCATCAGCGACGAGGGCGGTGCCGCCACCGTGCAGATGACGGTGAAGACAGAAAAGGGCCAGATGGCCAAGCAGGACGCCATCCGCCCCTACATGTGCCAGCTGCTGGCCAAGGTGAAGGGCGGCAAGGAAGGCCGTGCGGCGGCCGCGCAGGGGGCGAAGACGCAGAACAACGCCGACGTGACGGTGAAGGATGTCTACGTCTTCTCGCGCGAGATCGCGCGCGAGGCCAAGGGCAACGCGGTGGCCGTGACGGCGCGCCACAAGGGGCGTCACTACGCGCTGCGCGGCCGCGTGGACTACGTGCAGGAAGACGGCCAGGACTACAACGTCTCCTTCGACATCCCCGAGCAGGGTTCGGGACTGCTGCAGGTGCCGGGCGACAACGAGCCGCGCGTGGGCGTGGCCTGCCTGTTCAAGCCCAACCAGCTGGCCAACGTGCTGACCTTCCGCAAGGGCGACAAGGTGACGTTCAAGGGGCAGTTCCTGCGCTACGACGACTTCAAGCGCGTGCTGTGGCTGCAGAACTGCGTGCAGACCCGCTGAACCGCATCCACGCCTGAAGGTTGGACCAGCGAAGGGCGCCCGCAGGGGCGCCCTTCGTCGTTGCGGAGCGGCGGGAGGTCGTCGGGCGCGGCTCAGTCCGCCTGCCGCCGGAAAACGCCGACATTGGTATAGCTGCGGCCGTCGCTCAGATGGCCGCGCATGCGGATCACCAGCGTGTCCCCGTCGACCAGTTCGCGTTCCGACCACTGCACCTCGCGGCCATCGTGCCAGGTGGTGGAGTGCAGCAGCGTGGGCGAGACCGATTCGAAGCTCAGGGCATCGGCATGCGGCGTGTCGTGGAACGGATAGGGCACGCCATCGGCGCGGCCGCCGAACGCCGCGCGATGGCGCTTGCCGTTCCTGCCGAACCATTCCGAACTGATCGAGAGCGCACCGTCTTCCGTGCAGGCCAGGCGGTAGTGGCCACTGCGCGGCGGATGCCCGAGCTGGTAATCGCACTGCTCGGGGAGCAGGTGCCAGGTGCCGGCGAAAGCGGCGGCGGCATGGGGGGGCATGGACACTCCTTGTGCGGGACGGGCGCGGCGGTGGCAGAGAGCCACCATGCTAGCGAGCCTCCGGGGTGGGAGAGTTGCTAACGCCGTCGCAGTTCCGCACCTCGATGCAGGAATGAACACGCGCCGATGCGCCTGGGCAGGCAGCAATGTGAGGCGGAATGCGACGCACGCCACAGCTCGCGGCCGTCCCTCGCGCGGTCGCGCATCACAGGCGTGCGCGGGCGGTGAGCGCGTCCAGCAGGCCTTGCGTGGTGAGGATGGCGTGCGCGTAGGTGGGGGCGTTGATCTCATGCGCGGCACGCATCGCGGCCACGGTGGCGGCGGCGGTGGCGTCGCGCACGAGGGTCACGTGGTAGCCGCGTTCGGCCGCGGACCGTCCCGTGGCCTCGACGCAGGTATTGGCGATCACGCCGACCAGGATGACATGGCTGATGTGGTGCTGCTTGAGCAGGTAGTCCAGGTCGGTGTTGGCGAACCCGCTGCTGCCCCAGTGTTCCTTGACGATGATGTCGCCGGGTTGCGGCGCGAAATCCGGATGCCACTGCCCGCCCCAGCTGCCCTTGGCGAAGGGTTGCATGCGGGCGGCTCCCAGCTGGTAGGGCGTGGGATGGTCCCAGCCCTTGAAGTCGTCCGGCTCGGCGCGATGGTGCGGCACGATGAACACGGGCAGTCCTGCCTGGCGCACGCACGACAGGACGGCCTGCAGCCGGGCGTGCAGATCCACGTGGCGCGCCACTTCGGCGACCAGCGGCCACAGCTTGCCCTCTTCGGCGAGCAGATCGTTGTAGGGATCGATCAGCAGCAGTGCGGTGCGCCCCGCGGGATAGGCCGGCATGGGCATGGTGGCGTCCCGTGTGGCGCGAGTGGCGGCCCGCGTTCCCAGCATGCTGCAGGGTGCGCGGATCGCCTTGCATCGGCGTGCGGGAACGTGCGGCAGGCGCGTGCCGGAGCGGCTGTCGCGTCTGCCCGGGCCTGCGGGACCGGCGGGATCGGCGTGCGACCGGTCAGGTGCGCACGCGCCACGGGGGAACATCCAATGCATGTTCCAGCGCGTCGGCCACCAGCAGCCGCACCAGCGCGTCATGCAGCGGGCGGTCGCGCATCCTCAGTGCCGCCAGGGCGGCGGCCTGGTCTTCATCGTGCATGTCCGAGTACGCATCGAACAGGCCCATCGCCCGCGAGAGGGCGGTCGCCCCGGAGGCGCATGCGGCGGCCCGGGGCGGATGGGCGGTCGTCGCGGGTTCGCGCATGCGGCGCGGCGTGGGGGGAGGGGATTTGCGGGGATTCACACACCGGAGTTCGCCCTCCGGGCATGGATCAGGACGCCGCCGCTCGCTCCCGTGGCCATGGGCCTACCACGGTTCGGGCAGCTCGCCTTCGCCCAGGTGGCTGAACAGGAACGCGCGCGCCTTGCGCCAGTCGCGCCGCACCGTGCGTTCGGTGACCTTCAGCACGTCGGCGATCTCCAGTTCGCTCAGGCCGCCGAAGTAGCGCATCTCCACCACCTGGGCCAGGCGGGCGTCCAGCCTGCCAAGGTCCGTCAACGCCTGGTCCAGGATCAACAACTGCTCCAGGCGCGAGGTCTGGACCGGCTCGGTGGTCTCGTCCAGGGGCAGCAGGTCCATGCCGTCGCCCCGCTTTTCCGCCAGCGCGCGGCGGACTTCGTCCAGCAGCACGAACCGCATGGCCCTGGCCACCAGCGCCACCAGGTGCGCACGGTTCTCGACGCTGAAATCCGCGCCGGCCAGCCTCAGCCAGGTCTCGCTGATCAGCGATGTGGGGGAGCGTGCGTGCGAACGGCGCTGCTGTCGTATCTGCGCGCGTGCGATCTGGTGCAGGTCCCGGTAGAGCAGCGCGTAGATCCGGTTCCAGGCGCCGGGCTTCCCGCTGCCGACATCGCCCAGCAGGCGGGTGACGGATTCCTCATCCGGCATCGGCACGGGCGCCGCGTCCTGCGTCCACGGGTCCGGAGGGGAGCTTGCCGTGGCGCTGCCTGGATGTTGCCGCGCTGTCATGTCCTGAGTAGGCCCGTCCTCACGATTCCATCCCATATATGACCCCGCGGGCGCGTCGTACGCAAGCCGCAACACCGGTCCGGTGCGAGCTGTCGTCGGGAACGAAGGGCGTCGCGCGGGCCCCGGGAAAGAGCGGCATGGAGATTTCCACGTAGATGATCGGCAACGAGTATGTCAGGTGCGGGTTCGACGAAGCCCGCCGTCGGAGGGCGGCCATCCCGGCACGGGCATGGACGAGGGTCATGGCCGGAGGTCGCCCGCATGGGGAATGACGGAACGGTTGGGGGGCGTGCCCAGGACGAGGGCGCTGCGCGCGACACCCGCTATGGTGCGGCCGACGTGCTTCCCAGGACCTGGGCCATCCCCCAGGGTCTGGGGCCGCGCGCCAAGAGCCAATGGCCGATCATGCAGCGCCTTGCGGAAGACGAGTGGAAGGCGCTGACGCAGGCCCTGCCGGGACGGGTCGGTGCCCGCGCGCGCCACGGCGGTAACGCGCGCCGCTTCATCGAGGCCGTGCTGTGGGTGGCGCAGACCGGCGCGTACTGGTCCGACCTGCCACGTGAATTCGGTTCATGGCATGGCATCTACGTACGCTTCATACGCTGGGCGCAGGACGGCAACTGGGAGGTGGTTCTCGCGTGCCTGGGGCCACAGGACCCGCGTGCGCTGGATCTGCACGCCCTCGTGCAGCGCTACCTGCATCGCAACAACACCAAGCACCTGAGCCGGGTGATGCGGGCATCCTGATGCATCGCCGCAGCGGCGGTGGCCGATGGCGTGCCGGCCATGAATCCAGGGAGGGACGGACGAAAGCGGCGGTCGAGGCATCCGCAGGCCCCGCAACCCTCGATCGCCTATCTGCCGACGCTCCCCCGTCTGGCAGTTAGAGGGCGCCCCCCTCCCCAGGGGGCGACCCGGTCGCCTGCCATTCCGACACATGGCAGGCATCGCGCTTCGGCGCCAGAGGGGGAGGTGCAACGCCTCCCCCTCGCTTTTCCTGCGCATCCTCACCCGATGCTGCGCAGGATTTAACGCGGCGGGGCTTAGGCTGGCATTCCCGGCAATGGGAGCAGGCCAGATGAGTACGCATGTCTTCACCGCACAGGACGCCTCCGGACGACGCTGCCGGATCCAGGTTCTCCGCAACGAAGAGGGCGCACCCGCATCGCGCACGGCGACGGATGCGCATCCGCACTATGTGCTCGAAGACGGCAGTCGGGTGCGCCGCATCGACAACGACACCTTCCTGGTGGTCGAGACAGGCGCCTACGTCACGCGCGTGGCCGACTGACGAAGGCGCACGCACGGTGCGCGATGGCCGGGCGGGGCTGGCGCGGTTTCAGTAGACGGCGGAGGCGTGCAGGGGGGCGGGATGCGTCCAGCCCGCGCGCGCGTCCAGGAAACCCAGTTCGACCAGCACGGCAGTGCCCACGACCTGCGCGCCCTGCCGCTCGACCAGCGCAAGCGCCGCCTTCAGCGTGCCGCCCGTCGCCAGCACGTCGTCGGCGACGATGACGCGCGATCCGGCGGGAAGCGCATCGGCATGGATCTCCAGGCGGTCGCGGCCGTATTCCAGCCCGTAATCCAGCCACAGCGTGTGCCCGGGCAGCTTGCCCGGCTTGCGGATCGGCACGAAGCCGACCTCCAGTTCGCGGGCCAGCGCCGCCCCCAGGATGAAGCCGCGGGCCTCCACGCCGGCGACGGCGTCCAGCGCCACGCCGCGCCACGGCTCGGCCATCGCGGCGATCGCCTCGGCGAACGCGTCGCCATCGGCCAGCACCGGCGTGATGTCCTTGAACAGGATGCCGGGCTTGGGAAAGTCGGGGATATCGCGGAGCAGCGCGGTCCAGGCCATGGGAGGTGGAGTTGCGGGTGGGGCGCTGATGCTATCGCAGCCTGCGGGGCCTGGGATGCAGTCTCCCGCGCCGGGTGGCTAATCAGCGTGCCGGCCCGGGGCTATCCTCGCACTCCCATTCTTCCGGACATGCCCCATGAGCAACGCCGTTTCGATGTACCAGGCCTCGGTCCCCGTTCTTCTGCGCGCGCTCGGGAACCTGCGCCACGTACTGGCAAAAGGCGAGGCGCATGCGCGGGACAGGGGCTACGAGCCCGCCGTCCTGCTGCAGTCGCGGCTGGCGCCGGACATGTTCCCGCTGGTGCGCCAGGTGCAGTTCGCCACGGATACGGCGAAGTTCGCCGTCGCCCGCCTGGCGGGCGTGGAGTCGCCGCGCTTCGACGATGTGGAAACCACCTTCGAGGAACTGTACGCACGGCTGGATGCGGTCTGCGCCTATCTGCGGACCTTCGACGAGGCCGCGCTGGAAGGCAGCCAGGACCGCAGCATCACCCTGACCACGCGCACGCGCGGCGAATTGAAGTTCGACGGACGCGGCTACCTGCTGGGTTTCGTCCTGCCCAACCTGTTCTTCCACGCCACCACCGCCTACGCGATCCTGCGCCACAACGGCGTACCGCTGGGCAAGCTGGACTATCTGGGCCCCGAGGCCTGACGACGCCGCGGGCGGCGTGTCCGCTCCGGCCGCCCACCGGCGTTGGACAGGAAAAGCCGCGCGATCCCTGCCGCGCGGCGGCTTCCCCGGGGAGCCGGTAGCCTGCGGCGACGGAGTGCTGCGCGTGTCACGGCATGCGACGCGGCCCTCCGATACTGTCGCCCGGGCCTCCACGCCCTGCGACAGCCGTCGCCTGCGCGGATGCCGGGACCACTCCAGCGAGGGAAGCAGCGATGGCGACCGCACTACGGATCCTCTGCGTACACGGCGTGGGCCAGCACCCGCCCGGCGGGGCGTGGCAGCAGGCCTGGGAGGCGGCCATCCACGAGGCCTGCCGGCAGGTCGATGCCGAGCGTGCGCTCGATATCGAGTACTGCCATTACGACGACATCTTCGCGCAGCACAAGGTCGGATTGGGCGACACGCTGGAAGCCTTGGCGCGCCTGCTGGCCAACGGCATCACCGCCCCGTTCCGGCGTGCGCGCGGCGACGATTCGCGCCTGCGGCATACCGCCGGCATGGTGGTGAAGTGGGTCGAAAGCCCCACGTTCCGCAAGCAGACGCGTGAGCGCCTGGTCGAGCGCATCCAGGCGACCAAGCCGCACGTGGTGCTCGGCCACAGCCTGGGCTCGCTGGTCTGCTACGACACCTTCACCCACGAGGACTCCCGCGCCACCGCCAGCGGGCGCTACTTCGTCTCGCTGGGGTCGCAGATCGGCAACCCGTTCGTGCGCGGCGAGTACCAGGCCGGCCGCCTCAGCGCCATCGAGAAGGCGCGCTTCTGGTACCACCTGTACAACCGCTTCGACTCGGTGTTCACCGCGCGCGTCTCGATCGCGGCCGACAACTTCCGCCAGGTCGACACGCACTTCGACATCCCCGGCAATGCGGACCACGCCGCCGAGGAATACCTGCGCCATCCGCAGGCCGTCAGCACCTTCTGGTACGACGTGCTCAACGACGAGACCACCCGCATCACCCGTGCGCTGCGCGAACAGCGCCCGGTGTCCGCGCGCGTGGCCACGCCGCGCAAGCGCGCGCTGCTGATCGGCATCAACGACTATCCCGACCCCGACCAGCGCCTGGCCGGCTGCGTCAACGACGTGTTCCTGATGAGCGCCATGCTGCAGGAACAGGGTTTCGACGCCGGCGACATCCGGGTGGTGCTGGACGAGCGGGCCACCGCCGACGGCATCCGCGAGCGCGTGGACTGGCTGCTGGACGGGGTGCGTGCCGGGGACCAGCGCATCCTGTACTACAGCGGCCATGGCGCGCAGCTGCCCACCTACGGGCTGGGCGACCGGGTGGACCGCATGGACGAGACGCTGGTGCCCTACGACTTCGACTGGACCGAGGACACCGCGCTCACCGACGACTGGCTGTTCGAGCGCTACGTGCAGCTGCCGTACGACGTGGATTTCAGCATCCTGCTGGACTGCTGCCATTCCGGCGGCATGGCCAAGGGCGGCCCCGCGCGCATGCGCGGCCTCAATCCGCCCGACGACATCCGCCATCGCGCGATGAAGTGGGACGCCGCGCGCGAGATGTGGGTGCCGCGCGAACTGGAGGTCGCCGAGCGCAAGCAGCTGGCCGTGGACCAGGACACCATGCCGCTGGGCGACATGAGCGGGCGCCTGGGTTACGCGCTGCCGGTACGCACGCTGCCGCTGGGCGAAGCGCGCCAGCTGCGCAAGGCGCTCGGCCACAAGGGGCCGTACATGCCGCTGCTGGTCTACGCCTGCCAGGAGGGCGAG belongs to Pseudoxanthomonas sp. F37 and includes:
- a CDS encoding isochorismatase family cysteine hydrolase, with the translated sequence MPAYPAGRTALLLIDPYNDLLAEEGKLWPLVAEVARHVDLHARLQAVLSCVRQAGLPVFIVPHHRAEPDDFKGWDHPTPYQLGAARMQPFAKGSWGGQWHPDFAPQPGDIIVKEHWGSSGFANTDLDYLLKQHHISHVILVGVIANTCVEATGRSAAERGYHVTLVRDATAAATVAAMRAAHEINAPTYAHAILTTQGLLDALTARARL
- a CDS encoding adenine phosphoribosyltransferase, with translation MAWTALLRDIPDFPKPGILFKDITPVLADGDAFAEAIAAMAEPWRGVALDAVAGVEARGFILGAALARELEVGFVPIRKPGKLPGHTLWLDYGLEYGRDRLEIHADALPAGSRVIVADDVLATGGTLKAALALVERQGAQVVGTAVLVELGFLDARAGWTHPAPLHASAVY
- a CDS encoding M66 family metalloprotease translates to MDITKELINRNLLESAQKLDLFRLGLYIAGIEVTQAIQHYDADGHLTDSNDRGADNSVTLVANKPAWVRVYLGSLIGATGISGTLEVQRRHNGFLWSTVATLNPTPPVPTSVPGLVLGQDYDDTRGVLSTTLNFILPANEMIGTLRLIARASSGARTAERRATVSVTLRQTLRLAGVMISYNGPASNAPNAPNLTLAAPTLADLQAMSGRALTLFPVQSTAQFRTAGTLALTNHLQDTSFPTSGCGAGWDALHARVANARTADGNQPGWIYYGLLPAATPMGPVGGCGGGGVAVGPINQPGTLAHEAGHACGLPHAPAGGAPNADPNYPAYEPYDTPAARRASIGEFGLDINNGNIASPQTFRDFMAYGGPAWISLHHYGRLLQNDRLNPVTVGVDHPWWKDFVWEEMRRWPWFPLPDPPPYDFDLELPVYPPPFKPQDMISLIVRIADGRVAEVLHVARTRLHATLERTAATPFTARLLEGDKVLAEAPLRRLHTAACGCGCGGDGHHEGTPPREYLAQALVADAGPGSALEILADGQAQWTRASTGKPPRVEGLEAKVDRKGQLRVGWTAARGATEYWLRWSRDGEQWQSLATGLTDTETRVDAAQLPAGKILLQVVAHDGFHSAASKPTPLALPARPPQVAILHPQDGHTYQEGQPLRLWGSATSSGDDRPSTPRATWLLGRKAIGEGLDAWTSLPAGEHALTLRVEDAGGSTEATVKVKVSGRDG
- a CDS encoding DUF1993 domain-containing protein encodes the protein MSNAVSMYQASVPVLLRALGNLRHVLAKGEAHARDRGYEPAVLLQSRLAPDMFPLVRQVQFATDTAKFAVARLAGVESPRFDDVETTFEELYARLDAVCAYLRTFDEAALEGSQDRSITLTTRTRGELKFDGRGYLLGFVLPNLFFHATTAYAILRHNGVPLGKLDYLGPEA
- a CDS encoding ECF-type sigma factor, which translates into the protein MPDEESVTRLLGDVGSGKPGAWNRIYALLYRDLHQIARAQIRQQRRSHARSPTSLISETWLRLAGADFSVENRAHLVALVARAMRFVLLDEVRRALAEKRGDGMDLLPLDETTEPVQTSRLEQLLILDQALTDLGRLDARLAQVVEMRYFGGLSELEIADVLKVTERTVRRDWRKARAFLFSHLGEGELPEPW
- a CDS encoding caspase family protein, whose product is MATALRILCVHGVGQHPPGGAWQQAWEAAIHEACRQVDAERALDIEYCHYDDIFAQHKVGLGDTLEALARLLANGITAPFRRARGDDSRLRHTAGMVVKWVESPTFRKQTRERLVERIQATKPHVVLGHSLGSLVCYDTFTHEDSRATASGRYFVSLGSQIGNPFVRGEYQAGRLSAIEKARFWYHLYNRFDSVFTARVSIAADNFRQVDTHFDIPGNADHAAEEYLRHPQAVSTFWYDVLNDETTRITRALREQRPVSARVATPRKRALLIGINDYPDPDQRLAGCVNDVFLMSAMLQEQGFDAGDIRVVLDERATADGIRERVDWLLDGVRAGDQRILYYSGHGAQLPTYGLGDRVDRMDETLVPYDFDWTEDTALTDDWLFERYVQLPYDVDFSILLDCCHSGGMAKGGPARMRGLNPPDDIRHRAMKWDAAREMWVPRELEVAERKQLAVDQDTMPLGDMSGRLGYALPVRTLPLGEARQLRKALGHKGPYMPLLVYACQEGEFAYEYEHGAIQHGAFTYALVKNWRRMLRGGAGDRRRLKVSDLVKYTSQELRALDYDQTAALAGPEIRLSRWM
- a CDS encoding mechanosensitive ion channel family protein, which encodes MSWPRLTDWLREGADVTLPIAQAMAILLGAWLLLRVLRIIVRRICESYRLPAQVAVSARRLLGVLVYMSAFMLALGRLGVSASVLWTALTGFTAVAAVAFFAAWSVLSNIFCSVLILTTRPFRVHDHIEVLENGDKPGLRGRVIDINLLYTTLLEEDALRGDTVLQIPNSQFFQRTTRRWRSGSPPAASSPE
- a CDS encoding transposase, whose product is MGNDGTVGGRAQDEGAARDTRYGAADVLPRTWAIPQGLGPRAKSQWPIMQRLAEDEWKALTQALPGRVGARARHGGNARRFIEAVLWVAQTGAYWSDLPREFGSWHGIYVRFIRWAQDGNWEVVLACLGPQDPRALDLHALVQRYLHRNNTKHLSRVMRAS
- a CDS encoding MFS transporter; the encoded protein is MDVSPPPPVSFPSVADALTSRQIGLILFALTLGGFAIGTSEFASMGLMPNMVASLGVTEPQVGHLISAYALGVVVGAPLLAILGAGWKRKTLLLALMGFYALGNLASALGPTYESLLVFRFVAGLPHGAYFGVAALTAVAISPPNKRGRAISLVMLGLTLAILIGNPLATWLGQVIDWRWVFAFVALIALATALLLAIWLPKGIDGTRAHPLDELRAFHRLPVWQALGIGAIGFAGMFAVFSYLAPTMLEVTRVAPAWIPLGLAGFGVGGVIGNFVGGWLFDRMQLRAAWIVLLWAVAMLLLFPLMAQTLPTILLATVGIGLMGALGPILQSHLMDVAGDAQTLAAASHHAAFNTANALGPWLGGMAITAGLGWTSTGYVGAAMAVAGLLIYAWAQQSLRAGERANALACESPH